GTTACCAACTTCAGAAAGGTGAACATACTTGTAAAATTCGTAGGGATCCGTAACGCCAGCGGAAAGCATGGTTTCCGCAGTACAAACAAGAACAAAGAGGGTGACTGGGTCAACTTGCTCAATAATGTCGTCTGGTATGCCGTATCTCTTTGCATCCCATCCGGTAGGAATCTGACCGGCAACCAAGCGGTCAAACCGAAGTGCCTTGGGAATAAGAAGAGTGGCGCCCTTCTTAAGGCGGACGGTAAATTCTCCTGACTCTGGGACCTCAAAGATCTCCACCTTGTCGCCATGCTCCCTCTTAAATTCTTCCGCGGTTTCTTTTGAGGCTTCGAAAGGCTCGAGATTCTCTTCAATGACGATCTCTTGGAGCAACTGCTTCTTATTGGGGTCATATCCCTTAAACAGCTCCGGCTCAATGAGTCGGATACCAGAGTGCTCTAAGATGTATTTCTCGTATTTTGCTTTGACATCTTTGTCGTCCACTGGCTCCCCAGATTTCGCATCAACCCAACCGGAGTAAGCCTTACCCTTTATGGGCCCATTATGATGCTTGATAAGGCCCATGATCCAGGCCATTTCGACACAACCTTCCAGGGAAAATTTGCCGcgggcctccatctcccaaCGTGTTCGGGAGTTGCCCCACGGTCCAACTTCAGAGAAACCagtaacaacaacaaccttgtcCAAATTTACCATGCCCTTGAGAGTCTCGTTGTGGGGTTTAATGTCTTCTTCCCAGGTCGGCAAGTTAGGGAACTGGAACTTGATGTTTGCTCTGGGTTCCGCAATGACCTTCTTGTAAAGGACTTCACTGTCCTCGCCATTCACAATCTTGTTCTCAATAGCAGTCTCCTTGATAACTGCCCTGCGGATGTCGCTCGTTTCCATTATCTCTGTGCGAAGTCTGGTCATGAGGTCTTTGAGATCAGGGATGAACTGAAGACCACCATTGAGGTCTGCGAAAACAGGGTCAAGTTGGCAAAGATTCACGATGGCGGGTGCCATGAGACCGAGCAAATTAAAGGCCATTTCCTGCTGCGAAAACGTACGAACACCGAGTTTTTCGACCCCTTCAGCGACCATGTTATTGCCACTCATCAAACCCGTACCGCGAGTCCAACCAATGACCGCACCGCAGATTGTGAGATAGTTACCCCAGTTTTCCGAGTACCACCGGTTGAAAAGTGTTTCCAGAGCGAGTTTCGATTCGGAATACAAACCGTCGTTTCCAAAAGTGCCATGGTTAGGGGACAGCGGGAGGATGACCTGCGCTGGGCGTGTTTCGAAGCCATTGGTTTGTTTTTGTACCTTGACACTACCCAAGAGTCGGAGGAGGTTGGTCAACATGATGCGATGGGCAAGCTCCGACTTGGAGTCGATGGAATCAATTTCTCGCCCATTTTCCGGAATTGCAGCAAACGGAACGATGAAGTCCAAATCCCAGCCTAGTCCCTTCTTCGTATCATAAATGTAATCGACCAGGGCTTCCACGTCCTGTTTGCTGCCTTGATTAAAAGGCACCACAACAAGTTGCGACCCGCGCGCACCATACCGGGCGTACATAGCCTGATAGTATTCCGTCACCTCACGGGAAAACCGGCTTGTTGTGACAATAACTTTAGCACCACCACTGATCAAACCCTGGAGAACCTCCGCTCCAAtagagccagcaccagcaccagtcaTCAAAACGTTCTTGCCCTGGAATGTGAGGCCTGCCCGAGCTGCAGACTCTAGAACGTCCAAATAGACGCCAGTAAGTTTCTTGCTATAATCCCACCCGTGctcgttcttcttcttgagaTGCAAAAATGGTATCGTTTCAACCTTCCCGGAACGAGGGCTTCCGTTGCGCGCGCCGCCGTTTCGACCTGGCTTCTTGGTATTGCCATTTTCCTGCGGCATGATCTGGTTTTCATTCATACTAAGAGCCCGAACGACCTCTTTATAAAGCGCGTTGAACTGCAATTGAGAAGATTTTGACAAGCGGTGTTGTTTCCGGATCAACTTGTAAACGCTCCTCAGATCATTCTGAACTTTAGCCCGATTACTATACTCCGAGATGGGGCCACCTTCGGCCATCTGCTTCACATAATGCTCCAATTTGCGAGCACTTGCACGAGGCACTTCTTGATACTCGATGTTTCCACGCGCATCAATCGTCGTCTGAGGACCCGTTGGAATGGCAACATCTTTGTAAACTGGGGAAACCCCAAGCACTTCCTTGCAGTTCTCAATGAGCTGCTCTCCGAGCTCCTTCGCAAGCTGGTAGGTTTCGCCGCGTTCAGTTGGGCAATTGTCGATATGGTATTGCATAAATTCGAGGAGAAGTGGATTCGAGCGGTTCATAATGCGGATACACTGGCTCACTATTTCGCGGTCGACCGCCCTGAGTCGGCCAAAAATAATATCATAGTACATGCTTAATGCATCTTGGCGAGCCCAGTTCCAGGAAGAGTCGTAAATGCGAGCTTTAAGGTAATCGAAAGATGGTTCAATCCCTGAAGCGTAGAAATCACCGTGTTCTGCTTGCCAAAGGTCAAGCTGTGCCTGGAGGGTTTTCTGGGTTTCTTGTGATGTGACAAAGGCTCTCTGACCAGCTCGAAGATCCATCTTCAAGTATCGCGCAATTACCTCGAGTTGTTGCTTGAATAGAGCACGCTGGTCTTTTGTTAAGGCATCAATAGCGGCAGGGTCCATGAGCATTCCTCCAGTGCTTGCTCCACTGTCACCAGAAGCCGTTGGAGCCGAAAGATTGATACCTGCATTGGTAGCGTACTTATTCGCGACGTCGTCGAGAAACGCTTTGGCATCTGTTTCAGAGCCGATGCGAGATGAGGGTTCCATAGTGAGCGCAAAGAGTAATACGCCATCTTGTCGGCCAGGCCCCAAGCCCCACCTCGTCTCCAAATATTTGCGAACGGCCGTGATGTTGAAACCACCAGGCATCTTAGATGACACCAGGCGCGCAATCAACGAGGAAGATTGTTTGCCCAATTGCCCATTAAATGTGGCTTGCATAGAGGCACCTAATTCATCTAGAGGGGTGTCTTCCGGCTTCTCGGGCGTGGAACCAAATTCCTTGCCCAAATCTCCCAAAATTTCGTTCTGCAGTGTAGATTTTCCTGTCCGACATTGATTAGTTCACCAGTCTTAGAAGTCTGTTCAATCCCTAATCACGTACCTCCAACGAGATCTTTGATGGCCTTGTTCAACGGCACATCTGATAGTGCCTTTTTCAGCTTCTGGGCTACCAGTGTTCTCACGACATCCAAAGCTGTCACGGGTGCATCTTCAACCGGCGCTGCAGGTCCAGCACTCGGTGCTGAAGTAACAGGTGCAGGTGCTGCAGCCGCAGCGGCCGCGGGAACAGCAGATGGTTCCGGAGTGGCGGCAGCGTCGGCAGTAGCCTCgggttcttcctccacggGATCAACGTCATAATAGATTTCTTTAGCATCTTTACTGTAGCAGAGTATCTGGCGCTGAACAGATGTAG
This region of Aspergillus puulaauensis MK2 DNA, chromosome 5, nearly complete sequence genomic DNA includes:
- the FAS2 gene encoding trifunctional fatty acid synthase subunit FAS2 (COG:I;~EggNog:ENOG410PFY5;~InterPro:IPR037143,IPR002582,IPR016035,IPR009081, IPR041550,IPR004568,IPR008278,IPR036291,IPR018201, IPR026025,IPR014030,IPR014031,IPR040899,IPR016039;~PFAM:PF01648,PF00109,PF02801,PF18314,PF18325;~go_component: GO:0005835 - fatty acid synthase complex [Evidence IEA];~go_function: GO:0000287 - magnesium ion binding [Evidence IEA];~go_function: GO:0004312 - fatty acid synthase activity [Evidence IEA];~go_function: GO:0004315 - 3-oxoacyl-[acyl-carrier-protein] synthase activity [Evidence IEA];~go_function: GO:0004316 - 3-oxoacyl-[acyl-carrier-protein] reductase (NADPH) activity [Evidence IEA];~go_function: GO:0008897 - holo-[acyl-carrier-protein] synthase activity [Evidence IEA];~go_function: GO:0016746 - transferase activity, transferring acyl groups [Evidence IEA];~go_process: GO:0006633 - fatty acid biosynthetic process [Evidence IEA];~go_process: GO:0042759 - long-chain fatty acid biosynthetic process [Evidence IEA]) gives rise to the protein MRPEIEQELSHTLLVELLAYQFASPVRWIETQDVVLAEKRTERIVEIGPADTLGGMARRTLASKYEAYDAATSVQRQILCYSKDAKEIYYDVDPVEEEPEATADAAATPEPSAVPAAAAAAAPAPVTSAPSAGPAAPVEDAPVTALDVVRTLVAQKLKKALSDVPLNKAIKDLVGGKSTLQNEILGDLGKEFGSTPEKPEDTPLDELGASMQATFNGQLGKQSSSLIARLVSSKMPGGFNITAVRKYLETRWGLGPGRQDGVLLFALTMEPSSRIGSETDAKAFLDDVANKYATNAGINLSAPTASGDSGASTGGMLMDPAAIDALTKDQRALFKQQLEVIARYLKMDLRAGQRAFVTSQETQKTLQAQLDLWQAEHGDFYASGIEPSFDYLKARIYDSSWNWARQDALSMYYDIIFGRLRAVDREIVSQCIRIMNRSNPLLLEFMQYHIDNCPTERGETYQLAKELGEQLIENCKEVLGVSPVYKDVAIPTGPQTTIDARGNIEYQEVPRASARKLEHYVKQMAEGGPISEYSNRAKVQNDLRSVYKLIRKQHRLSKSSQLQFNALYKEVVRALSMNENQIMPQENGNTKKPGRNGGARNGSPRSGKVETIPFLHLKKKNEHGWDYSKKLTGVYLDVLESAARAGLTFQGKNVLMTGAGAGSIGAEVLQGLISGGAKVIVTTSRFSREVTEYYQAMYARYGARGSQLVVVPFNQGSKQDVEALVDYIYDTKKGLGWDLDFIVPFAAIPENGREIDSIDSKSELAHRIMLTNLLRLLGSVKVQKQTNGFETRPAQVILPLSPNHGTFGNDGLYSESKLALETLFNRWYSENWGNYLTICGAVIGWTRGTGLMSGNNMVAEGVEKLGVRTFSQQEMAFNLLGLMAPAIVNLCQLDPVFADLNGGLQFIPDLKDLMTRLRTEIMETSDIRRAVIKETAIENKIVNGEDSEVLYKKVIAEPRANIKFQFPNLPTWEEDIKPHNETLKGMVNLDKVVVVTGFSEVGPWGNSRTRWEMEARGKFSLEGCVEMAWIMGLIKHHNGPIKGKAYSGWVDAKSGEPVDDKDVKAKYEKYILEHSGIRLIEPELFKGYDPNKKQLLQEIVIEENLEPFEASKETAEEFKREHGDKVEIFEVPESGEFTVRLKKGATLLIPKALRFDRLVAGQIPTGWDAKRYGIPDDIIEQVDPVTLFVLVCTAETMLSAGVTDPYEFYKYVHLSEVGNCIGSGIGGTHALRGMYKDRYLDKPLQKDILQESFINTMSAWVNMLLLSSTGPIKTPVGACATAVESVDIGYETIVEGKARVCFVGGFDDFQEEGSYEFANMKATSNAEDEFAHGRTPQEMSRPTTTTRAGFMESQGCGMQLIMSAQLALDMGVPIYGIIALTTTATDKIGRSVPAPGQGVLTTARENPGKFPSPLLDIKYRRRQLDLRRKQIKEWQESELLYLQEEAEAMKAQRPETFDATEYMQERAQHIHRETIRQEKDAQFSLGNNFWKQDSCIAPLRGALATWGLTVDDIGVASFHGTSTVANDKNESDVICQQMKHLGRKKGNALLGIFQKYLTGHPKGAAGAWMFNGCLQVLDTGLVPGNRNADNVDKVMEKFDYIVYPSRSIQTDGVNAFSVTSFGFGQKGAQVIGIHPKFLYATLDRAQFEAYKAKVETRQKKAYRFFHNGLVNNSIFVAKNKAPYEDELQSKVFLNPDYRVAADKKTSELKYPAKPPVTTDKGDESTKALIESLAKAHATENSKVGVDVETIESINIANETFIERNFTAGEQQYCQNAPSPQSSFAGRWSAKEAVFKSLGVPSKGPGAEMKNIEIESNSNGVPSVKLHGEVAEIAKRAGVKQISVSISHSDVQAVAVAMSQF